The Oncorhynchus nerka isolate Pitt River linkage group LG12, Oner_Uvic_2.0, whole genome shotgun sequence genome includes a region encoding these proteins:
- the fam161b gene encoding protein FAM161B, which translates to MLGSGGHTAARMQEQRNMADLQAFLEDGLSSELLLQHQLQEMKEAHTQQLQETERRQREGLEKRIQQNSMLSAGFDRKSSADRQLDEFFSSQARGPRKSSSMSELMSGRRSTSRKSPQLRQSGRFFTSSAAWASATTVSHRGPQHLQHQGPTETEQLQLSKEEKEEAECQRKFRAVPVPGHVFLPLYDEMTQVRQKERKEGHEQRRDFLLSMQKPFSFLERDEKKREKLMQMISTVAQSQKATNVRKPVPKAIKDHAVSEHLKEEELRRKVRIQLRAQETLRKSTAPIENQTHTENPETRTAQRTKKEVLAFLDQKPTFQPKTNSQVPDFDRLHKAFQRESLKRAERKNVTKCQPFHLRTSTLPSRPSRSSSEKEQEPIVSAVLKRSNSFGGLTSLSTDTLPTYITDAARKRCMAIRKYVEQKESKEQESAEWMRRHRKRSQAMKKTVAVRAKVMDPHSSLKEVYHEKLKQHREADQQRTREYKKELQDIKARVTVRPYLFEQVSQKNAKADAERIYRDKLREAGLNEQFVKTKGEEFGTAPVFILDNNDDVDDQSVESDMEKRDGNVDVGEEIEEVEEESVKTRVE; encoded by the exons ATGTTGGGTTCAGGAGGACACACTGCTGCTAGGATGCAAGAGCAGAGGAACATGGCTGACCTGCAGGCTTTCCTGGAGGATggcctgagttcagagctactgCTCCAGCACCAACTGCAGGAGATGAAGGAGGCCCACACGCAGCAGctgcaggagacagagaggagacagagagagggcctTGAGAAAAGGATCCAGCAGAACTCTATGCTGTCAGCAGGCTTTGACAGGAAGTCTAGTGCTGACAGACAATTGGACGAGTTTTTCAGCTCTCAGGCCAG GGGACCGAGGAAATCCAGTTCCATGTCTGAACTGATGTCAGGTAGGAGGTCTACCTCGAGGAAATCCCCACAGCTCAGACAGTCAGGGAGGTTTTTCACATCCTCTGCAGCCTGGGCTTCTGCCACAACTGTTTCACACAGAGGACCACAACATCTTCAGCACCAAGGTCCAACAGAAACAGAGCAGCTCCAACTAAgcaaagaggagaaagaggaggcggAATGTCAGAGGAAGTTTCGTGCTGTTCCTGTGCCTGGCCATGTGTTTTTGCCCCTCTATGATGAGATGACGCAGGTGCggcagaaagagaggaaggaaggccATGAACAGAGGAGGGACTTCCTGCTCTCCATGCAGAAGCCCTTCAGcttcctggagagagatgagaagaagagagagaagctgATGCAAATGATAAGCACGGTGGCACAGTCTCAAAAAGCCACCAATGTCAGGAAACCAGTACCGAAAGCAATCAAAGACCATGCGGTCTCTGAGCATTTAAAAG AGGAGGAGCTACGCAGGAAGGTACGCATTCAGCTGAGGGCCCAGGAGACTTTGAGGAAGTCCACAGCACCTATAGAGAACCAAACTCATACTGAGAATCCGGAGACTCGCACCGCCCAACGGACTAAGAAGGAGGTTCTGGCCTTCCTGGATCAGAAGCCTACCTTCCAGCCAAAGACCAACTCCCAGGTCCCTGATTTTGACAGGCTGCACAAGGCCTTTCAGAGGGAATCACTGAAGAGGGCAGAGAGGAAAAATGTTACCAAGTGTCAGCCCTTCCACCTGCGGACGTCAACTCTGCCTTCAAGACCAAGCAGAAGCAGCTCTGAAAAAGAACAG GAACCCATAGTCAGTGCCGTTTTGAAGAGAAGCAATTCCTTTGGAGGCTTAACATCACTGTCCACAGATACGCTTCCCACCTACATCACAGATGCAGCAAGGAAACGCTGTATGGCCATTAG AAAGTATGTGGAGCAGAAAGAGAGCAAGGAGCAGGAGAGTGCAGAGTGGATGCGGAGACATAGGAAGAGGTCTCAGGCCATGAAGAAGACAGTGGCTGTCCGCGCCAAGGTCATGGACCCTCATAGCAGCCTGAAAGAGGTGTATCATGAGAAGCTGAAACAGCACCG GGAGGCCGACCAACAAAGGACGAGAGAGTATAAGAAGGAGCTACAGGATATAAAGGCCAGAGTAACTGTCCGTCCTTACCTGTTTGAACAGGTGTCCCAG AAAAACGCCAAGGCTGACGCGGAGCGTATATACAGAGACAAGCTGAGGGAAGCTGGTTTGAATGAGCAGTTTGTCAAAACAAAGGGAGAAGAGTTTGGAACGGCACCCGTCTTCATATTGGATAACAACGACGATGTTGATGACCAAAGTGTTGAGAGTGACATGGAGAAAAG GGATGGAAACGTAGACGTCGGGGAGGAAATtgaagaggtagaggaagagagcgTGAAAACCAGAGTGGAATAA